In Papaver somniferum cultivar HN1 chromosome 1, ASM357369v1, whole genome shotgun sequence, a genomic segment contains:
- the LOC113318323 gene encoding uncharacterized protein LOC113318323, with protein MTEPPTPKEGTENSEDYIWVQELLTQDGKQWNVTIVQQLFETDTAHLILNTRIPIVAEGKLVWNLTRNGNFTLKSAYKKLHEISLGDTEVSVNIQNTEILWKELWDIKIWPRVQHFWWKCLANILPTNERLSISCRYISKTFPLFNQHDEGVMHVLFTCPFSRAVWMIIPGGSSVLTWVLTDTNSIFESWMQSAQQDSSQSKWLHLAMIVAWTIWNERCEVRFQHKQANPQTTARRAISFASYIKSLYAKQEPNNFVVHYNTSSRHWKPPAPHFIIINCDASYDIHTGLTGISLILRDFAEQWRGSSAKCYAGVKDSEQAECLAFFEAVKWSKELQHTHVVLETDLK; from the coding sequence ATGACAGAACCTCCAACTCCTAAGGAAGGGACTGAAAATAGTGAAGATTATATCTGGGTTCAAGAATTATTAACTCAGGATGGTAAACAATGGAACGTGACTATTGTGCAGCAACTGTTTGAAACTGATACTGCACATCTTATTCTGAATACGAGAATACCAATAGTTGCTGAGGGTAAGCTTGTTTGGAATCTCACAAGAAACGGAAACTTTACCCTTAAATCTGCCTATAAAAAGCTCCACGAGATAAGTCTGGGTGACACTGAAGTCTCAGTTAATATTCAGAACACAGAAATACTATGGAAAGAGCTATGGGATATCAAAATATGGCCGAGAGTACAACATTTCTGGTGGAAGTGTCTTGCTAACATTTTACCAACAAACGAGAGACTTTCGATATCATGCAGATATATCAGTAAAACCTTCCCCCTTTTCAACCAGCACGATGAAGGTGTTATGCATGTTTTATTTACATGTCCTTTCTCAAGAGCTGTTTGGATGATAATACCTGGTGGATCGAGTGTTCTAACATGGGTACTCACTGATACAAACTCAATTTTTGAATCCTGGATGCAATCAGCTCAACAAGATAGTTCACAATCTAAATGGCTACACTTGGCCATGATAGTAGCATGGACAATCTGGAATGAAAGATGCGAAGTGCGGTTTCAACACAAGCAGGCCAATCCTCAAACAACTGCAAGGAGAGCTATAAGCTTTGCTAGCTACATAAAGAGTTTATATGCAAAGCAGGAACCTAATAATTTTGTTGTGCATTATAACACATCATCTAGACACTGGAAACCACCTGCACCACATTTTATTATTATAAACTGTGATGCTTCGTATGATATACACACTGGACTAACGGGTATTTCCCTCATTCTACGTGATTTTGCAGAACAATGGAGGGGAAGCTCTGCAAAATGCTATGCAGGAGTAAAAGACTCAGAACAAGCGGAATGTCTGGCATTCTTCGAGGCTGTCAAATGGAGCAAGGAGTTACAACACACACACGTAGTCCTGGAAACTGATTTGAAATGA
- the LOC113318244 gene encoding uncharacterized protein LOC113318244, whose amino-acid sequence MEAISRQLIHVQHNGKIQGIKIAAGAPFILRRRLSFLNADMHNINNLLDIFKDFGKASGQLVNFNKSSIYYTVHVPQRFCIMLTRRLKVPRMNSHERYLGLPLLIGKKKIECFTNLVERVKCRLSKWNGESMSQCCKSLMIRTVTNTIPYYTMSCLQIPVDIIKQIDTMQRHLWWGFTEKRETYITSWKKLGLHKNLGGQGFRDLRILNQALLIRAAWRMCSNPDKPWEKAMQSKYFPSTSMIHATPKSSCYWAWKGVQK is encoded by the coding sequence ATGGAAGCTATCTCGAGACAATTAATTCATGTTCAACACAATGGAAAAATTCAAGGTATCAAAATTGCTGCAGGTGCCCCATTTATTCTTCGCAGACGACTGTCTTTCTTAAATGCAGACATGCACAATATTAATAATCTACTTGATATTTTTAAAGATTTTGGTAAGGCCTCTGGCCAACTAGTGAACTTTAACAAGTCCAGTATTTATTACACTGTACATGTGCCACAGAGGTTTTGTATAATGCTCACTAGAAGACTAAAAGTACCTAGAATGAATTCTCATGAAAGGTATTTGGGTCTACCTCTCCTTATTGGGAAGAAGAAGATCGAATGCTTCACAAACCTGGTAGAAAGAGTTAAATGCAGATTATCAAAGTGGAATGGAGAGTCTATGTCACAATGCTGTAAATCATTAATGATAAGAACAGTAACCAATACTATACCTTATTATACAATGAGTTGTCTTCAAATACCTGTGgatatcatcaaacaaattgataCAATGCAACGGCATTTATGGTGGGGATTCACAGAGAAAAGAGAAACCTATATCACTTCTTGGAAGAAGCTTGGATTGCACAAGAATCTGGGTGGACAGGGGTTCAGAGATTTAAGGATTCTCAACCAAGCACTTCTTATCAGAGCAGCTTGGAGAATGTGTAGTAATCCAGATAAGCCATGGGAAAAAGCTATGCAATCCAAATACTTCCCTTCAACTAGTATGATTCATGCAACTCCAAAATCAAGTTGTTATTGGGCATGGAAGGGGGTGCAGAAATAA